The nucleotide sequence TAAAAATCGGCTGACGGGCTACATATGTATACATATAGGCACTTTTATTTTCGGTTAATTGATACGGTTATAGAATAAGGCTTAAACACCCAATCTAGCAGAATTTGCTGAACTAATGTCACATAAAGCAAGCAGTTACGTGAGTAACTTCACATTGCAGATCTACTTGTATGTTTGGCTCAATAGCATCAGAATTAGCACTTTGTTAAGTATTGTATCTCAACCCACAGATGGCAAATTAAATGACGACCTGCTTTCGCTATAACCTGACCCGCGAAGAAAATTTCAGCCAGAAGATATCCGGCGATATCGCAGATCTCTGGGAAACGCGCAACGAAGGAAATGTAACCGGTTCTGCCGGAAAGAGCCTTTATTGGGTTTCGCTCACTTCTGAAAAGCATACCAAGGCCATTGTTGTGGTAAACGGGCGTGTGGAATCAGTCTGGAAATATCAGGAGCTGTTCTATGACCTGTTTCAGAACGGCTATGATGTCTACGCCTTTGACCACAGAGGTCAGGGGTTATCTGAGCGTACCATTGATGATGAGCATATCGGCCATGTGCATAGCTTCTCGGACTATGTTGACGATATGGCGATCATGGTCGACGCATTTGATTTAGGAAAGTATCAAAAAAGATTTCTGCTTGCTCACTCTATGGGCGGCGCTGTCATTACCCGGTATTTGCAGACTAAACCCGTGCGCGCTTTTCAGGCCTTTGCTGCCAGTGCTCCCATGTACGGCGTAAATATGGCCTGGCATCTCAAGCCCTTTGGTCTGTTCTTCACCCGGGTTCTGGCGATGACACATAAAGAGCCGGATTACGCCACCAAGAACAAACACTACTTTCCCAAGCCCTTTGAGAACAACCCGCTGTCACAGTGTGAAGTTCGCTATCGTTGGTTCCGGCAGCTTTATGAAACCATGCCGCAGCTAAAATTAGGCGGACCAAGTGCCCACTGGGCATGGCAGAGCCTGACTGCAGCAAAGCAGTGCATTAAAGATGCCCGCCGGCTTGAGGTTCCCTATCTGTTACTTCAGGCTTCTGACGATTCCATTGTCAGCAATGACGCGCAAAACCGCTTCTTTGCCAAACATAAGGCCGTTAGCAGTAAGAGCCGCATGGAAATCATTCCGGGCGCAAAGCACGAAATCTTTTTCGAGAAAGATGAATACCGGCAACCGGCCCTTAGCAAAATTCTCGGATTCTTCGATAAGTTCTAAAACGAAATAAACAGGGAAAAAGAGGAAAAGACACTTTACCCTCTTTTTTTGCTCCTATTTCTCATACACTATGTGCCATCTCTCCAGTCTCATATCAAAGGGGTTCAAATGACTGCTGTATCCGACTCAAAATTTAAAATCGTCGCTTCCGATCTCGACGGTACTCTGCTGGCCCCAAACCATCAGCTCAATGATTTTGCTAAACAGACACTATCAGACCTGCATGAAAAAGGATTAACCTTTATCTTTGCAACCGGCCGTCATCATGTTGATGTTTCAGGCATCCGTGAGCAGGCAGGTATCCCGGCATTTATGATCACCTCAAACGGTGCCCGTGTTCATGATCAGGAGAACAACCTGCTATACAGCAAAAACGTTGAAAGCCATATTGTTCAGCCAATTATTGATATTGTTAAAAAAGATCCGGAAATCAGAATCAATGTTTATCAGGATGATAAATGGTTTATCAGCCGTGAAGATGAGTTTATTAAGAAATTCCATAAGGACTCCGGCTTTGCCTATTCCGTCTTCGACACAGACAGTTCACCAACCGATGGCATTGCTAAGATCTTCTTTGTCTACCCGGATCACGAGCACCTGGTAAAGTTTGAAGAAGAGATTAATCAATCCTTCGGTGATCTGGTCAATGCTGCTTTCTCTACCCCTTTCTGCCTGGAAGTGATGGCGGCCGAAGTATCTAAGGGCGGAGCGCTGAAAGCCGTTGCTGAATCAATGGACTTAGCCCTGGATGACTGTATCGCCTTTGGTGACGGCATGAACGATGTGGAAATGCTGTCTATGGCGGGTAAGGGGCTGGTAATGGGAAGCGCCCATCAGAAGGTATTTAATGCCCTGCCGGATAATGAGGTTATCGGCACCAATGAGCACGACGCCGTGGCCCACTATCTGAGAGACAACCTGTTCTAAAGCGAACTGAGTTATGACTTCCCCAAAAAAGCCGGAGCCATGCACGGGCTGCGGCTTTCGTTATCAATGTATCTGCCCTCTTATCCCCGGCTTAGATCCAGACTGGCACCTGGCTCTGCTTACCCATCCCAATGAGTTAACCAGAGACACCAATACCGGCAAGCTGCTGGAGAAAATCCTGACTAATTGCCAAATCCATATCTGGGACAGAGTAAATCCACCAAAAGAGCTATTGCAGCAAATTAGCAGCGGTGAATATCAGCCGATCCTGCTGTTTCCGACGGAAGAGAGTATTCCTTTAGACGAGTACACCGGGAAATCCGCTCCCACCAAACCTTATCTGTTTATCATCCTGGACAGCACCTGGCAGGAAGCACAGAAAATGCTGAGAAAAAGCCCCTGGATTCAGGCGCTGCCTGCTGTGCATTTTTCAGGAGAACTTGAATCCGGATATCAGCTAAGAAGAAATCAAAAAAAAGGAAATTTGTGTACTTTTGAGGTTGGGGTGGAATTAATAAAGATACTTAACGGTAAGAAAGAGACTGAAAAGTTAACTGAATTTTTTAATCATTATTTATCCGTATTTAGTGCCGATAAAAGCGGACATGAATATACGCTAAAACAGCAATAAAAAATGCCCATTTTTAAAATGGGCATTTTTATTAATAACTATCAAATATCATCAGATATTAGAATGAGTATTTAGCACCGAATTTAAAGCCTGTTGACTCTTGCTCAACAGTGCCAACTTCAAGCGTACCAGTTTGCGCTACCAGGTAAGCTTTTACACTGTCAGTGAAGTTATAGTCAGCACCGATGTAAACCAGCTGAGCATCAACATCAGCGTTGTCCGCTTCACCCGTTACCATCTGGTAAGAACCATATACTGTTACTTTATCAATATCGTACTCGGCAACCAGTGAGTATGACTGACCGTCGTTTGATAGGTTTTCAATCTTATGCTCTACACCATCATTAATCTCAATAGACTTACCATCTTCGAAAGAAATAAAGGCTGCACCCAGACGTAACTCACCAAAGTGGATATCACCAGCCAGACCGATAGAGGAAGCGTTGTCACCATCTGCGCTGTAAGCAACTGCCGCAGAGAAGGAGTCTTCTACTGCATATTCAGCAGACAGAGCGTAGTTTGAATCATAATCTTCTGCTGAATCTGTTTCGTAGTTTGCAGAGAAGTTAAAGTTACCTACAGACTTCTTATAACGAATACCCTGGCCTTCAACTCCGCCCTGCTTGATTAGGTAAACATTGTCACCTTCACCAGCTTCCGCTTTTTCCAGAACACCAAAAGAGTTACCAGTGTCACCAAGAGAGATATTACCAATTGCAGCATGGTCATATTCAAATTTCACATCATCAAACTGCGCGTTTTTCTTATCATCCGAAGTGGAGTCGCCCATTTTAATAACGAAAGAACCGATAACTTTAGACGCCTCATCAACCTGATGAGTTGCTTTTAGCTCAACTTCCGCATCTGTTTTTACATGGAAGCCATCTTTTTCGTTTGCTGCCTTTTCATGCTTAACATAACCGTCGTCATCTTTTTCAACTACGTCTTTATCTGTAACATGACCAAATGCTTTCACCCAGCCACTCAGCTCAACGCTGTTAGAATCTTGGTTATAAATTTCTGCTGCCGATACAGAACCTGCAGCCAGCACCATTGGGATTGCCAGCGCGATAGGTTTCAATTTCATATTAATACCCTTTGTAAAATGCTTAGTTTTATTAAATCCAAATAACTTATATTTTTTATTTAGAACAGCAGACTATTTAATTTAAATATCACTCAAATATAGAATGCGACATAAATATCCACTGACTTTGGATACTATTTATTTAACGGACATTGAAAAGGAGTAAACTTTTACAAAATATTAATGCATGATAGATCTCTAACTTATGGCACTAATATTAGGCATTAATGTAAGAATTTATTTAATAAGAATATGGTACGCAAAAATAAAGCCAGCGTAATGCTAGCTTCAGAATAGTCATTTTAATTCACTTGCTATCAGGAGTTCACCAGAGTCAACGCCTGACGGGAAACATCATTGGCGGCCTGAGTCAGATCCTGCTTTTCAAGTGCTTTGGCAAGATAAGCGTAATCGGAAACATCCGCTCTGACAGAGAGTGCCTTTTCCAGATACTGCTGAGCTTCCGCCCACTTCTCTTCCCTTAGCTTAATCTGAGCAATGGCACTGTATGCGGTGGCGTTCTGTCCGTCGCTCTTAACGATTTTCTCAAGCAGTACCACCACAGGGTGCATATCCGGCAGATTAAGCTCAGGAAGCACTTCCACCAGCTCGTTGTCTTTATTTTTCTTCATGGTATCGCGAAGAATAATAAAGGCCTCAGAATCGGCTTTTCTTGTCATCAGCTGCTTAGCAAGACAAACCACCAACTGGGTTTTCTGCTTCTCTTTACGGGAAAGGGCAGAATTCCAGTGCGATAGCAGACCTTCGCTGCCTTCCTGCTGAGCAAGGTCCTCCATCAGGCCGCATTGCCCCTTAAGGAACAGCTCTTCTCTCTCTTTATGACCGACAAGGTTTGCCTTCTCCAGCTTATGCAGCATATCCAGCAGAGGCTTCCACTGACCCAGCTTCACATAGCAGCTTTTCAGCAGGTTAAGGATCACCGGATTGGTCGGGTGAGTGGCCTTCAGCTCAGTAAGAACATCCAAAGCCAGATCATAACGTTCACTCCGGGCAAACTGTCGCGCTTTAGTTAGCTGTACAGCCAGACCAGAGCTTCCCTGCTTATCAGCAAGCTCCAGATATCTTTCACGCTTCTCTTCATTACCCATCTCCTGAGCAGCCTCAGAAGCAATCAGGTAACACAGCAGCGGCATATCATGGTGATTGGCCCAGCGGGTAACATTCTTCTCAGCACCCTTCCAGTCACCTTCCATCAGCTTCACAATACCTTCGTTGGTATGAAGCCGCGCCTTGCGCATCTTTCTGGCACTAAACCAGTTCAGGGTAAAGCTTGTGGCGTAAAGTGTTTTCTTAATCAGGTATTCCAGGCCAAAAAGCACCGCCAGCAAAGCAACGATAAACACCACCATAGTGGTTACGCTCATCTCTATGGTCTTATCCGCTATGGAAATAAGCACATACCCCTGCTGACCGGAGTACTGAGTCCCCAGGAACAGACCTAAGCCGAGAACGGCAAAGAGGAAAATAGCTCGAATCATTCTTTCTCCTCCATGGTCATACTTGTCACTTCACGGCGCAGCCTTTCGTTAATCACATCTGACAACGCTTTTTGTGAAACCAGTTTAACCGGGTAGTTAACCTGAATGTCCTTGCCACCAAGATCCTGCAGTGCTCTGCTGAACTGCGCGACTGAAGGGTCATCCAGCTTAAAGAACTGCTTAGCCCACTCATTAGCGACTTTAAGTGACGTTTTATATACCTCGCCATTTTCGTTATAAACCGCCCTTACCGCATTTTCGATCTTACCTTTGATATTCTCTTTCAGGTAATAGTGCTGCTTAGGCGACAGAAGCGGAATTACGTTACCGTCACGGGTGCGGAAGGTAATAAACTCCTCGGAGAAATCCTTCAGAGAGGTCATCAGGTTTTCCTGCCAGTCATTGATATCTTCAGAGATAACTGCTTCTTCAGCCACCGGAGCATCAGGAAGAATCGCATTTGCCAGTGGCAGTCGGTCCACCAGCTCCTGAAGCTCTGTCAGACGAATTGCCAGACCATCTTTATCAATCAATGGCACAGCTTTCAGTGCAACAATATCCTTGGTCATCTCTTTGCGCAGAGGAACCAGGCTAGGATCATTGAGTGCAGAAATTCGCTGATCAGCGCTTTCCATCAACAGAGTGGCACTTTCCACATCCTTTTCCAGGAAGAGCTTGCGGCCAGCCAGTTTAACCAGGTAGTCAGCTTCCGCCAGTAGCCAGTCATTTGGGCGACGGCCTTTGATATCGGCGATAGCAAGCTGAATGCTCTTAATGCTTTCATGCTGCTGACCAAACTGCGTTTCTGTTTTGTTATCCAGATTCTGCAGTTGCTTGCTTACCGTGTTTTTGGTTTCAGCCATTTTCTGATTCAGCTGAGAATTGAGCTGATTGACCTGAGCGCTAAGTGCTTCAACCTGAGCCTGATACTGAAGCGCCTGCTGGTTTGAGAGATAAGCCGCACCACCACCAACAAAAAGAGACAGCACTATTGCCAGCGTCGCCAGCTTAACGCCACGCTTACCTTGCTTCTCTTCAAATTTGATTTCAGGAGTGGATGCCGGCTCTGGCTGGCTGACAGAATCAGCAGAGTCAGTTGCAGAATCAGCAGAAGTCGATGAAGTTACTTGCTCTTCCTGTTGCGAAGTCTCTTCAGGCTGAACGTCATTTTTGTTTTCTGATTCAATATTCTCGTTATTTTTACTTGTCATCTGTATGTCCTATCTTCAATAACGATTGTATCGTTGCTAATAGATCGGGGTTGGAGGCACTCCCCGTCGCTTTCACATTACAAAAGCCTAGATCGGATGCCATAGCTGCGATTCGTGCGCTTGGCACCATTAAAAGTTGAGCAAAAAGCCAGTGATGTCTGGTTGCCGGTATTGAGTTTGTCAGAATCGAGAGTTGTTCCGCACTGGTAACAACAATATGGTCTACCCCTCTTCGCTTCCATTCCTCTGCTTTAGAGTGTCCATCAAAAGTCACCGCCTGACGTTGGTATACTTCACAATAATGAACAGTCGCACCCTTTGCAGACAGCTGAGAACGGATTAGCTCTCTGCCACCGTTCCCTCTTAATATCAGCACACTCTTACCGGCTACATTCTGCAGTTGCGGTAATTCCAGCAAGTTTTCACTATCACTGACTATTGGGTAGTGTACTGTTTGTTGCACACACTTGCTGAGTTTGTCGGCCGTTTTTTGACCAACGGCAAGATATATCGGCTTATCCGGCCAACTATGAGACTGGCTTTTCAAAGCAGTGTCAGCCCACTCAACCGAAGGCTTGCTCACTGCTATTACAATATCAGCAGCATTTATCCGGTCAAATAGTTCATCAATAGATATTCCGGCACGAAATACAATCAGAGGGTGGGAAATCGCACTGATGCCAGCTTCCTTTAGCTGGCAGCATAGCGCTTCACCATCAGGGTCAGGGCGTGTCACCAGTACCGTACTCATTCGCCCCGCCTTTATTTCATCGTTGTCAGAATCAACTTAGTCGTGTTCACAGTAGAGCTTTTCAAGGATCTCTTTAGCACCCTGGTCCAGCAACTGCTTTGCCAGTTCTACGCCCAGAGCTTCTGCATCGGTTCTGTTACCACGGATTTCACCACGGATAATCTCAGAGCCATCCGGTTCACCCACCAGCGCGCGTAGCCAGATTTGGTCGCCATCCAGTAAAGCGTAACTGCCAATCGGCACCTGACACCCGCCCTCAAGGGTCAGGTTCATTGCACGTTCACAGCGGACTCTGTCTGCAGTATCAGCATCGTTAAGCGGTTCAAGCAGCTTCTTCAGCCTTTCATCATTCAGGCGGCACTCAATGCCTACTGCACCCTGACCTACTGCCGGAAGAGACTGCTCAGGCTCAATAAAGCTTCTGATTCGTTCTTCAAGCTCCAGGCGTTTCAGACCTGCCGCTGCCAGAATAATTGCGTCATAGTCACCCGCATCCAGCTTGCCAAGGCGAGTACCCACGTTGCCACGCAGCTCTTTGATAACCAGATCAGGACGCGCTTCTTTTAACTGACACTGACGGCGCAGGCTGCATGTGCCCACCACCGCCCCTTGAGGCAGTTCATCCAGATTGTTATAAGTATTAGAGACAAAAGCATCTCTCGGGTCTTCCCTTTCACAAATAGTGACAAGGCCCAGGCCTTCAGGGAAATCGACAGGGACATCCTTCATTGAATGCACGGCAAGGTCCGCCCTGCCTTCCAGCATGGCAACTTCAAGCTCTTTTACAAACAGGCCTTTACCGCCCACCTTGGCTAAAGGAGTATCAAGAATCACATCTCCCTTAGTCACCATAGTAACCAGTTCTACTTCCAGACCAGGATGAGCTGCCTGCAAAGCATCTCTCACATAATAAGCCTGCCATAAGGCAAGAGGACTTTTTCTTGTCGCTATTCTGATTGGTTGATTTGTAATTGTTTCGGACATGCTTTTTTCTTTTCCAGAATCTGATTTATGTAAAGACAATTGTGCAATCCTAACACTCTATTCCCTTCGGATTCACCTATAGATCTTAGGACTGATATAAAGCACTACTATTTGCTGCTATAAGTAAAAATAATGTGATGGAAATCCCAATTGTGGTTTACACTATTATTAGTGATCCCTAAAAAAGTAGAGACTGTTTTCACGCCAGTAAGGTTAATGTTTCATTTTGTTGAAATTTTCGCCCTGGTTCGCATTTTCTTTACAAATTGGGCGAAAAGTGTTAGTTTGATCACGTTTTGTTGGCCATAAAGTCTAAAAATAAAACAAAACCTGAACGAGAACTTATCAATCAAGGAATACCTCTTGCAGGCTTATACCAAGACCATCATTAGCAGGTTAGACAAACTCAACCAGCAACGTGTTGAGCGCGCGCTAGCACTTATGAATGTGCAAAGCCAGCAGGTATTCAATTTCATTCCTGTTCTGTTCCATTACAACGATCCGCAATTCCCGGCTTATTACGATAAAGAAGTGCCTTATGGTATCTATGGCTTTGAACCAGATGTCGTACAGCAGCAGTTTATCGATCAAATCTGCATTACCAGGCAGGATGAACTACAAAGCGCCGACAAGCCCGGAATACTTGCCCTGTACACCATGGGCAGTACCTCTTCTATTGGTCAGAGTACATCAAGCGATCTCGATATCTGGGTTTGTGTCTCTCCATCAATGAGCAGTGAAGCCCGTTCGCACCTGAGCAATAAATGCCTGATGATTACAGAGTGGGCAAAAAGCTTTGGTGTTGAAGCTAATTTCTTCTTAATGGACGAAGAGCGCTTCCGCAGCAACCAGTCTGAAGAGCTGAGCGGTGAGAACTGTGGCTCCTCTCAGCATCTGCTGCTGCTTGATGAATTCTACCGTTCCGCTGTCCGCCTGGCCGGTCAAAGACTGCTTTGGCAAATCGTACCGCCGGAAATGGAAGACTGCTATCAGGAATACCTTGCTCAGCTTTGCCAGTCTGGCAGCATTGATTGCAGCGAATGGATCGACTTCGGTGAATTAAACCGGATTCCGGCTGAAGAGTACTTCGGCTCAAACCTATGGCAACTTTATAAAAGCATAGATTCACCGTATAAATCTGTACTTAAGGCTATCCTGCTGGAAGCCTACTCCTGGGAATACCCGCACACCCAGCTTCTGAGTATCGACTACAAACGTCGTTTTTTTGCGCACGACCCTGACCTGTACAGCATGGATGCCTACTATCTTATGCTGGAAAAGGTGACCCGCTACTTAGAGCGAATCAGAGATACCAAACGACTGGACCTTGTCCGTCGCTGCTTCTACCTGAAGACACACGAAAAACTTTCCCGAGAACCGGGCATTGGCTCTGTTGAGTGGCGCAGAGAAGCTCTGACTGAAATGACCCAGGCGTGGGGCTGGGATGAAACCGTTATCAGAGAGCTTGATGACCGCCGTAACTGGAAAGTAAAACAGGTAAAAGTAGTTCACCACGGCCTGCTGGATGCTTTGATGCAGAGCTACCGCAATCTTATCCAGTTTGCACGACGCAACGACATTACTTCTTCCATCAGCCCGCAGGATATCAGCATCCTGGCGCGTAAACTGTACGCCGCATTCGAAGTATTACCGGGCAAGGTAACTCTGCTGAACCCACAAATTTCACCGGACTTACACGAGTCTGACCTGAGCTTTATTCAGGTGCGTGAAGGCAGAACCAATCCGGCAGGCTGGTATCTGTATAAGCAGCCGCTTATTGCCAGTGAAATCATTGGTCAGCCGTATCTGGAACACAACGTTTACCTGAGTAAGCTTGTTGCCTGGTCCTTCTTTAACGGCCTGATTACCGAATCCACAAGACTGCATTCCGTGGTTCGCAATGCCGATCTGGATATCGACAAGTTCTACCAGATGGTAAGCGACCTGCGTAATACCTTCTCACTGCGTAAACGCCGCCCGACTATGCAGGCTCTGGGCAGCCCGTGTGAGATCAGCCAGCTGGCCATGTTTATCAACTTTGAAAAAGATCCAACGGTGACGCTTACCCCTAAGGCTCTTAAAGCAGATTTGCAGAACGTAGATATTTTCAGCTTTGGTGAAAACAGCAAAAGCTTAGTCGGCAGTGTAGACCTTGTTTACAGAAATTCCTGGCATGAAGTGCGTACCCTGCATTTCACAGGTGAAACCGCCATGCTTGATGCGCTGAAAACCGTGCTTGGTAAGATGCATCAGGATGCACTGCCACCTGAGTCGGTGGACGTATTCTGTTACAGCAAGAACCTGCGCGGCATTATGCGCAACAGTGTTTATCAGCTGCTGGCTGAATGTATCGACCTGAGACTGAAACCTGTCGAGCCACAGAAGCGCAGAAGATTTAAAGCCATCAAAGTCGGCAAAGAGATGTTTGGCCTCTTCTTCGAACGTCGCGGTGTATCGGTTCAGAAACTGGAAAACTCCGTCGACTTCTATAAGAGCATTTCCACCAACAAACTTCAGGGCTCTCCGCTTTCCATGCTGGACAAGGAGCAGGATTACCACATGCCTGAAGTGGTGGATAACTTCGCCAGCGAAGGTCTGGTTCAGTTCTTCTTCGAAGATACAGAGATCGGCTTTAATATTTATGTATTGGATGAAGTAAACGAAGTAGAGGTTTATCACCAGTTCAACGGTGATAAAGACGAAATGATCAGCAGCGTAAACAACTTCTACACGTCGAACACAGATGATGATGAAGAAGAAGGAAGTAACCTGATTAACTTTAACCTGCCGCAGTTCTATCAGATAGTGAACAATGATGACGGCAGTGAACAGGTTGTCCCGTACAGAAATGACGGCGCCCACCCGGTAAAGTCATCACAGGTGGTTAATGCTTAAGGAGTCTGGCTCCTTAAGCAGGGAAACTTCTTAGCTCCACTCAATCTCTTCAGCGGAATATTTTTCACATTCCTCTTTTACCATTGCAAAAAACTCAATTCCGGTTTTCGAGCAAATCCACTGCTCACCATTGAAAGAAAAATGGAATCCGCCCGATTTAGAAGCAAGCCAGATCTCCTGCATTGGCTCCTGCTTATTGATAACTATCTGACTTCTATCATCAAATTCCAGCGTCAGTACATTACCGACCGTTTCATAATCAATATCGGCTCCGGACTCATCAATCGCTTCTTCAATTCTGTTGAACTCTTCATCAGCTAATTCATGGTATTCAGTTGCATTCATCCTGCTCTATCCTATTGCTTTTCTTATCTGTAGTGCGATTATAGGGGGCATTGAATTAATAATCACGATATGTACTATGAAAAAAATTCTTGCAGCACTATGCCTGACATCCATTCTGGGCCTGGCCGGATGCGGAAACACAGGTCCTTTATATATGCCCGAAGATGCGCCACAGAAAGAGCAGACGCAATCTCA is from Vibrio sp. JC009 and encodes:
- the cyaY gene encoding iron donor protein CyaY, whose amino-acid sequence is MNATEYHELADEEFNRIEEAIDESGADIDYETVGNVLTLEFDDRSQIVINKQEPMQEIWLASKSGGFHFSFNGEQWICSKTGIEFFAMVKEECEKYSAEEIEWS
- a CDS encoding DTW domain-containing protein: MTSPKKPEPCTGCGFRYQCICPLIPGLDPDWHLALLTHPNELTRDTNTGKLLEKILTNCQIHIWDRVNPPKELLQQISSGEYQPILLFPTEESIPLDEYTGKSAPTKPYLFIILDSTWQEAQKMLRKSPWIQALPAVHFSGELESGYQLRRNQKKGNLCTFEVGVELIKILNGKKETEKLTEFFNHYLSVFSADKSGHEYTLKQQ
- a CDS encoding alpha/beta fold hydrolase, which translates into the protein MTTCFRYNLTREENFSQKISGDIADLWETRNEGNVTGSAGKSLYWVSLTSEKHTKAIVVVNGRVESVWKYQELFYDLFQNGYDVYAFDHRGQGLSERTIDDEHIGHVHSFSDYVDDMAIMVDAFDLGKYQKRFLLAHSMGGAVITRYLQTKPVRAFQAFAASAPMYGVNMAWHLKPFGLFFTRVLAMTHKEPDYATKNKHYFPKPFENNPLSQCEVRYRWFRQLYETMPQLKLGGPSAHWAWQSLTAAKQCIKDARRLEVPYLLLQASDDSIVSNDAQNRFFAKHKAVSSKSRMEIIPGAKHEIFFEKDEYRQPALSKILGFFDKF
- a CDS encoding uroporphyrinogen-III C-methyltransferase translates to MTSKNNENIESENKNDVQPEETSQQEEQVTSSTSADSATDSADSVSQPEPASTPEIKFEEKQGKRGVKLATLAIVLSLFVGGGAAYLSNQQALQYQAQVEALSAQVNQLNSQLNQKMAETKNTVSKQLQNLDNKTETQFGQQHESIKSIQLAIADIKGRRPNDWLLAEADYLVKLAGRKLFLEKDVESATLLMESADQRISALNDPSLVPLRKEMTKDIVALKAVPLIDKDGLAIRLTELQELVDRLPLANAILPDAPVAEEAVISEDINDWQENLMTSLKDFSEEFITFRTRDGNVIPLLSPKQHYYLKENIKGKIENAVRAVYNENGEVYKTSLKVANEWAKQFFKLDDPSVAQFSRALQDLGGKDIQVNYPVKLVSQKALSDVINERLRREVTSMTMEEKE
- the hemC gene encoding hydroxymethylbilane synthase codes for the protein MSETITNQPIRIATRKSPLALWQAYYVRDALQAAHPGLEVELVTMVTKGDVILDTPLAKVGGKGLFVKELEVAMLEGRADLAVHSMKDVPVDFPEGLGLVTICEREDPRDAFVSNTYNNLDELPQGAVVGTCSLRRQCQLKEARPDLVIKELRGNVGTRLGKLDAGDYDAIILAAAGLKRLELEERIRSFIEPEQSLPAVGQGAVGIECRLNDERLKKLLEPLNDADTADRVRCERAMNLTLEGGCQVPIGSYALLDGDQIWLRALVGEPDGSEIIRGEIRGNRTDAEALGVELAKQLLDQGAKEILEKLYCEHD
- a CDS encoding Cof-type HAD-IIB family hydrolase, which encodes MTAVSDSKFKIVASDLDGTLLAPNHQLNDFAKQTLSDLHEKGLTFIFATGRHHVDVSGIREQAGIPAFMITSNGARVHDQENNLLYSKNVESHIVQPIIDIVKKDPEIRINVYQDDKWFISREDEFIKKFHKDSGFAYSVFDTDSSPTDGIAKIFFVYPDHEHLVKFEEEINQSFGDLVNAAFSTPFCLEVMAAEVSKGGALKAVAESMDLALDDCIAFGDGMNDVEMLSMAGKGLVMGSAHQKVFNALPDNEVIGTNEHDAVAHYLRDNLF
- a CDS encoding class I adenylate cyclase, whose translation is MQAYTKTIISRLDKLNQQRVERALALMNVQSQQVFNFIPVLFHYNDPQFPAYYDKEVPYGIYGFEPDVVQQQFIDQICITRQDELQSADKPGILALYTMGSTSSIGQSTSSDLDIWVCVSPSMSSEARSHLSNKCLMITEWAKSFGVEANFFLMDEERFRSNQSEELSGENCGSSQHLLLLDEFYRSAVRLAGQRLLWQIVPPEMEDCYQEYLAQLCQSGSIDCSEWIDFGELNRIPAEEYFGSNLWQLYKSIDSPYKSVLKAILLEAYSWEYPHTQLLSIDYKRRFFAHDPDLYSMDAYYLMLEKVTRYLERIRDTKRLDLVRRCFYLKTHEKLSREPGIGSVEWRREALTEMTQAWGWDETVIRELDDRRNWKVKQVKVVHHGLLDALMQSYRNLIQFARRNDITSSISPQDISILARKLYAAFEVLPGKVTLLNPQISPDLHESDLSFIQVREGRTNPAGWYLYKQPLIASEIIGQPYLEHNVYLSKLVAWSFFNGLITESTRLHSVVRNADLDIDKFYQMVSDLRNTFSLRKRRPTMQALGSPCEISQLAMFINFEKDPTVTLTPKALKADLQNVDIFSFGENSKSLVGSVDLVYRNSWHEVRTLHFTGETAMLDALKTVLGKMHQDALPPESVDVFCYSKNLRGIMRNSVYQLLAECIDLRLKPVEPQKRRRFKAIKVGKEMFGLFFERRGVSVQKLENSVDFYKSISTNKLQGSPLSMLDKEQDYHMPEVVDNFASEGLVQFFFEDTEIGFNIYVLDEVNEVEVYHQFNGDKDEMISSVNNFYTSNTDDDEEEGSNLINFNLPQFYQIVNNDDGSEQVVPYRNDGAHPVKSSQVVNA
- a CDS encoding porin — translated: MKLKPIALAIPMVLAAGSVSAAEIYNQDSNSVELSGWVKAFGHVTDKDVVEKDDDGYVKHEKAANEKDGFHVKTDAEVELKATHQVDEASKVIGSFVIKMGDSTSDDKKNAQFDDVKFEYDHAAIGNISLGDTGNSFGVLEKAEAGEGDNVYLIKQGGVEGQGIRYKKSVGNFNFSANYETDSAEDYDSNYALSAEYAVEDSFSAAVAYSADGDNASSIGLAGDIHFGELRLGAAFISFEDGKSIEINDGVEHKIENLSNDGQSYSLVAEYDIDKVTVYGSYQMVTGEADNADVDAQLVYIGADYNFTDSVKAYLVAQTGTLEVGTVEQESTGFKFGAKYSF
- a CDS encoding heme biosynthesis HemY N-terminal domain-containing protein, which translates into the protein MIRAIFLFAVLGLGLFLGTQYSGQQGYVLISIADKTIEMSVTTMVVFIVALLAVLFGLEYLIKKTLYATSFTLNWFSARKMRKARLHTNEGIVKLMEGDWKGAEKNVTRWANHHDMPLLCYLIASEAAQEMGNEEKRERYLELADKQGSSGLAVQLTKARQFARSERYDLALDVLTELKATHPTNPVILNLLKSCYVKLGQWKPLLDMLHKLEKANLVGHKEREELFLKGQCGLMEDLAQQEGSEGLLSHWNSALSRKEKQKTQLVVCLAKQLMTRKADSEAFIILRDTMKKNKDNELVEVLPELNLPDMHPVVVLLEKIVKSDGQNATAYSAIAQIKLREEKWAEAQQYLEKALSVRADVSDYAYLAKALEKQDLTQAANDVSRQALTLVNS
- a CDS encoding uroporphyrinogen-III synthase, whose amino-acid sequence is MSTVLVTRPDPDGEALCCQLKEAGISAISHPLIVFRAGISIDELFDRINAADIVIAVSKPSVEWADTALKSQSHSWPDKPIYLAVGQKTADKLSKCVQQTVHYPIVSDSENLLELPQLQNVAGKSVLILRGNGGRELIRSQLSAKGATVHYCEVYQRQAVTFDGHSKAEEWKRRGVDHIVVTSAEQLSILTNSIPATRHHWLFAQLLMVPSARIAAMASDLGFCNVKATGSASNPDLLATIQSLLKIGHTDDK